One Brassica napus cultivar Da-Ae chromosome C4, Da-Ae, whole genome shotgun sequence genomic region harbors:
- the BNAC04G11890D gene encoding uncharacterized protein BNAC04G11890D isoform X1 — MSTPDPNPSVSLAAASETPMTQPSTVKTPSPQPSYRAIAPLHRQPQPQPNIHPFPVRRSNPVSGSPHQDPSALVYPGRGLPTRPGRQSPSIVADPSSGGYPPLPYQNGQGLDPVSQFMRAAQPQIQHASHLGPGHLKGVPHFLQPRVAHPPSTSVLDNGGRKNSRSRNDVLVLIRKRKVRITEGASLYSLCRSWLRNGAHEGLQKHQSDTTVTCLPKPLPASVVVETSLPKDSVEEPNRVQDKEDEESVKQLSDADLLKRHVDRAKKVRARLREERLKRIGRYKARLALLLPPFGEQ, encoded by the exons ATGTCCACTCCAGATCCCAACCCCTCCGTCTCTCTCGCCGCCGCATCGGAAACTCCGATGACACAACCCAGCACAGTCAAAACGCCGTCTCCTCAGCCGTCGTACAGAGCCATAGCTCCCCTTCACCGtcaacctcaacctcaaccGAATATCCATCCATTCCCGGTCAGACGATCGAATCCCGTTTCCGGTTCGCCTCACCAGGACCCTTCAGCTCTTGTTTACCCGGGTCGTGGGTTACCGACCCGACCCGGAAGACAGAGTCCGAGTATAGTCGCGGATCCATCATCAGGTGGGTATCCTCCTCTGCCGTACCAAAATGGGCAGGGTTTGGATCCAGTGAGTCAATTCATGAGAGCTGCACAACCTCAGATCCAACATGCTTCTCATCTCGGGCCGGGTCACTTGAAGGGCGTTCCTCACTTCTTGCAACCTCgg GTTGCTCATCCTCCTTCTACTTCAGTTCTAGACAATGGTGGGCGTAAAAACTCTAG AAGCAGAAACGACGTCCTGGTCCTTATAAGAAAACGAAAG GTTAGAATAACAGAGGGAGCTTCTCTGTATTCGCTTTGTAGATCGTGGTTGAGAAATGGTGCTCATGAGGGACTTCAG AAGCACCAAAGCGATACCACAGTGACATGTTTACCAAAGCCTTTGCCTGCATCGGTTGTGGTAGAGACTAGTTTGCCAAAAGATTCAGTTGAAGAACCAAATCGTGTACAAGACAAAGAG GACGAGGAATCTGTGAAACAGTTGTCTGATGCTGATCTTTTGAAAAGACATGTGGACCGTGCTAAGAAGGTCCGAGCTCG ATTAAGAGAAGAACGGTTGAAGAGGATCGGGAGGTACAAGGCAAGATTGGCTCTTCTTCTCCCACCATTTGGAGAGCAATGA
- the BNAC04G11890D gene encoding uncharacterized protein BNAC04G11890D isoform X2, producing the protein MSTPDPNPSVSLAAASETPMTQPSTVKTPSPQPSYRAIAPLHRQPQPQPNIHPFPVRRSNPVSGSPHQDPSALVYPGRGLPTRPGRQSPSIVADPSSGGYPPLPYQNGQGLDPVSQFMRAAQPQIQHASHLGPGHLKGVPHFLQPRVAHPPSTSVLDNGGRKNSRNDVLVLIRKRKVRITEGASLYSLCRSWLRNGAHEGLQKHQSDTTVTCLPKPLPASVVVETSLPKDSVEEPNRVQDKEDEESVKQLSDADLLKRHVDRAKKVRARLREERLKRIGRYKARLALLLPPFGEQ; encoded by the exons ATGTCCACTCCAGATCCCAACCCCTCCGTCTCTCTCGCCGCCGCATCGGAAACTCCGATGACACAACCCAGCACAGTCAAAACGCCGTCTCCTCAGCCGTCGTACAGAGCCATAGCTCCCCTTCACCGtcaacctcaacctcaaccGAATATCCATCCATTCCCGGTCAGACGATCGAATCCCGTTTCCGGTTCGCCTCACCAGGACCCTTCAGCTCTTGTTTACCCGGGTCGTGGGTTACCGACCCGACCCGGAAGACAGAGTCCGAGTATAGTCGCGGATCCATCATCAGGTGGGTATCCTCCTCTGCCGTACCAAAATGGGCAGGGTTTGGATCCAGTGAGTCAATTCATGAGAGCTGCACAACCTCAGATCCAACATGCTTCTCATCTCGGGCCGGGTCACTTGAAGGGCGTTCCTCACTTCTTGCAACCTCgg GTTGCTCATCCTCCTTCTACTTCAGTTCTAGACAATGGTGGGCGTAAAAACTCTAG AAACGACGTCCTGGTCCTTATAAGAAAACGAAAG GTTAGAATAACAGAGGGAGCTTCTCTGTATTCGCTTTGTAGATCGTGGTTGAGAAATGGTGCTCATGAGGGACTTCAG AAGCACCAAAGCGATACCACAGTGACATGTTTACCAAAGCCTTTGCCTGCATCGGTTGTGGTAGAGACTAGTTTGCCAAAAGATTCAGTTGAAGAACCAAATCGTGTACAAGACAAAGAG GACGAGGAATCTGTGAAACAGTTGTCTGATGCTGATCTTTTGAAAAGACATGTGGACCGTGCTAAGAAGGTCCGAGCTCG ATTAAGAGAAGAACGGTTGAAGAGGATCGGGAGGTACAAGGCAAGATTGGCTCTTCTTCTCCCACCATTTGGAGAGCAATGA